In the Parasteatoda tepidariorum isolate YZ-2023 chromosome 3, CAS_Ptep_4.0, whole genome shotgun sequence genome, one interval contains:
- the LOC107456217 gene encoding GA-binding protein subunit beta-1, translating into MSLVDLGKRLLEAAKLGETDEVRLLMTNGAPFTTDWLGTSPLHMAAQYGHIATAEVLLRGGISRDARTKVDKTPLHIAAQEGHLAIVELLIGHGAEVDAKDMLKMTPMHWAVERGHYLVVKALLKSNASVTACSKFDKTPLDIAKDNMYKDLIDLLTKHMLNPEAVRQSTATKVKIVQVNQSNNGSASQVINIPLLIKSEGIEPANITDSKKYESSAQSSPASVSNIKNVQYTPLKSPSVKRPMFFRAEQLSPECLANLQKMGAGSSTTTQVTCSSDSEGENSDPGCTNVLTALAALAEATAPNASISTSEALQWLEMNGITMHPADNSTIVASALEGGQTVSLTEAGKLALRFVKKHQNINNNSLNTSSIPESTQSTTVTSTTPSHQRVITIVTDQTRIPSIISSPQTPIVVLNNQHTESNPSIKRMKISQVKREEDKQISNGNTDLQEDESSKLKKELERIKKEAELYKSQLMQKQHEAEEYKKQLEQMKTVPKVDQ; encoded by the exons ATGTCCCTTGTGGACTTAGGAAAACGTCTTCTAGAGGCAGCCAAGCTTGGTGAAACAGATGAAGTTCGTCTCCTTATGACAAATGGCGCCCCTTTCACGACAGATTGG ctTGGCACCTCACCTCTGCATATGGCAGCTCAATATGGTCACATAGCTACTGCAGAAGTACTTTTAAGAGGTGGCATTAGTCGAGATGCCAGGACAAAAGTAGATAAAACTCCTTTACATATAGCTGCTCAAGAGGGCCATCTAGCAATTGTGGAATTGTTGATTGGTCATGGAGCTGAAGTTGATGCTAAAGACATG CTTAAAATGACTCCAATGCATTGGGCTGTAGAAAGAGGACATTATCTTGTTGTAAAAGCTTTACTAAAAAGTAATGCATCAGTCACCGCTTGTAGCAAGTTTGACAAAACGCCTTTGGACATTGCAAAAGATAATATGTATAAAGATTTGATTGATTTGTTAACT AAGCATATGCTTAATCCTGAAGCTGTCAGACAATCAACtgcaacaaaagtaaaaattgtgcAAGTCAATCAATCCAACAATGGTTCTGCTTCACAGGTAATAAATATACCTCTTCTTATTAAATCTGAAGGAATTGAACCTGCAAATATTACTGATAGTAAGAAATATGAAAGTTCTGCACAAAGTTCTCCAGCTTCAGTtagtaacattaaaaatgtcCAGTATACTCCATTGAAATCTCCTTCCGTTAAAAGACCGATGTTTTTTCGGGCAGAGCAATTATCACCAGAATGTCTAGCAAATCTTCAGAAAATGGGTGCTGGGTCAAGTACAACAACACAAGTGACCTGCTCTAGTGACTCTGAAG GTGAAAATAGTGATCCAGGATGCACTAATGTGCTGACAGCTTTGGCTGCTTTAGCGGAAGCAACTGCTCCTAATGCAT CTATATCTACATCAGAAGCATTACAGTGGCTTGAAATGAATGGTATAACAATGCACCCTGCTGATAACAGTACTATTGTTGCATCTGCTTTAGAAGGTGGACAGACAGTGTCACTTACTg AAGCGGGAAAACTAGCTCTGCGGTTTGTTAAGAAGCATCAAAAcatcaataataattcattaaatacatCATCCATTCCGGAATCCACTCAAAGTACGACTGTCACCAGTACTACTCCTTCACACCAG agGGTTATAACCATTGTAACTGATCAAACTCGCATACCGTCCATTATTTCATCACCACAAACCCCTATAGTTGTTTTAAACAATCAACACACTG AGTCCAATCCTTccattaaaagaatgaaaatcagTCAAGTCAAAAGAGAGGAAGATAAACAGATAAGTAATGGGAATACG gACTTACAAGAAGATGAAAGTTCAAAGCTGAAAAAGGAGttggaaagaataaaaaaagaagcagaGTTATATAAATCACAGTTAATGCAAAAACAACATGAGGCTGAAGAGTATAAAAAACAGCTGGAACAGATGAAAACTGTTCCTAAAGTGGATCA